A stretch of the Capsicum annuum cultivar UCD-10X-F1 chromosome 10, UCD10Xv1.1, whole genome shotgun sequence genome encodes the following:
- the LOC107843651 gene encoding cytochrome b-c1 complex subunit 9, mitochondrial has protein sequence METATRKSSKGAIEGLYRMVMRRNSVYVTFVIIGAFLAERAVDYGVRRLWDNNNVGKRYEDIPVLGQLESEE, from the exons ATGGAAACAGCAACTCGAAAGAGCAGCAAAGGGGCTATAGAAGGGCTTTATAGAATGGTTATGCGTAGAAATTCAGTCTATGTAACCTTTGTCATCATTGGTGCTTTCCTTGCTGAACGA GCTGTTGATTATGGTGTTCGTAGGCTTTGGGATAACAATAAtgtaggg AAACGGTATGAAGACATCCCAGTTTTGGGGCAACTGGAATCTGAAGAATGA